The Fervidobacterium pennivorans DNA segment AGTTTTTTGCTATTTCTTGCCACCATCCGCACCCCTTTTCTAAAACTTCAGAACCGTTTCCAACAAAAATCCATCTTAAAATTTACACTAAATTCGAAAAATGTCAAATACACAAGGAAAAACGAACATACTCTTGAATTCTCAAATTTTAGACGATTAAATGTTGTTTTGTGATGCTAATGCCTCCTAATCAGTTCATTTACAAATTCACTCCATTCAATATCCTTCGCCGACAACAGTAACGTGAGGTGGTACTTCAAATCGGCTAATTTGTATATCAAATGCTCTCTATCTTCTCCCATGGCTGCCAATACAACTTCGATACTTTCTTCACCGAATTTTTTGAATCGTATTATAACAAGAACCT contains these protein-coding regions:
- the hisE gene encoding phosphoribosyl-ATP diphosphatase; translated protein: MIRFKKFGEESIEVVLAAMGEDREHLIYKLADLKYHLTLLLSAKDIEWSEFVNELIRRH